The Undibacterium cyanobacteriorum genomic sequence ACCGAGGTCGGCGCTACTGCAAATCTAAAGAAAGCAGGAGAATAAGATGATCATTGTTGAAGACCTCCATAAAGAATTTATCAAACTGGGCAAACCTAAGTTTGGTATTGGTGCACGCCAGACCGAAAAAGTGAAAGCGGTGAATGGTGTCAGTTTTAGTGCTCAAGATGGTGCTATTTTGGGTTTGCTCGGCGCGAATGGAGCGGGCAAAACCACCAGCCTTCGCATGGTGGCATCCATGCTCAAAATGGATAGTGGTTCGATCAAAATTGATGGTGTGGAAGTAAAAGAAGGTCAAACAGCGTCGCAAGCACACTTGGGAATTTTGTCGGATGCTCGTGGTTTATACCCGCGTTTGACTTCACGCGAGAACATTCAGTACTACGGCAAATTGCATGGAATGGAAAAAGCCAAGATTGAACAACGTCTTGATCAATTAGCGCATTGGCTGGAAATCGAAAAGTTATTGGATCGCCGTACTGAGGGATTTAGCCAAGGCGAACGTATGAAAATCGCCTTAGCGCGTGCCCTCATTCACGATCCCAAAAATATCATTCTAGATGAACCGACTAACGGTTTGGATGTGGTGGCAACACGAGCACTGCGAGAATTCTTGCGATGGTTGCGTAGTCCTGAAGGCGGGAGTAAGTGCATTGTTTTCTCGACCCATATCATGCAAGAGGTTGAACGTTTATGCGATACCGTGGTGATCGTGGCTCAAGGTCGCACGGTTGCGAAGGGTACTGTCACCGAGCTGATGCATCAAGCACAAGAGTCGGATTTTGAAGACGCCTTTGTGAAGTTGGCTTTTTTGGATAAGTCTAGCCCACTCAATGGCGGTCTCCATTCAACATTGAAACAAGGGAGTGTCGCATGAGAGAGGTATTGGCAATTTACTGGAAAGAGATTTCAGACGCGATGCGTGATCGCCGTACTCTCATGATGGTATTGGCGAGTTCATTATTACTGGTTCCAGTATTACTTTTTGTGTTTTCCACCGTGATGTCCCAAGTTGAATCACAGGCTGTCGACCGCACTGTGACGGCAGTCAACATCAAGGATGCGCCAAGTTTGGAAAACTATATTTTGCGCCAAGGCTATGAGATCAAGACGGCGCCAGTCGATTACGAGGAAAAATCTCGTAGTAAAGAACTGATCAAGCCGGTGTTATTGGTACCGGAGAACTTTGAACTGGATTTGCAATCGGCTAAACGGGTCGAGTTGGAAATTGCTTTTGACACTTCCAATCGTCAGGCAGAAATGGGCTTGGGACCCTTGCGTCAATTATTGGCCGGTTATGCACGGGAACGATCAAGTCTTGATTTGATGATGCGTGGCGTATCACCAGACTTACTGCAGTCAATTTCAGTGAAAGAGCGCCATATCAGTCGACCAGATGAGCGACGTGTGACGATTACCGCAATGTTGCCGATGGTCTTAATTATGGCGATCGTGATGGGTGGCATGTTTGCGGCAATTGATAGCACTGCCGGTGAACGTGAACGTGGCTCATTGGAACCATTGATGATGAATCCCGTATCAGGTTTTCAATTGGCGATCGGGAAGACAGCAGCAGTGGCTTCGGTCAGCATTCTTATCGTAATTCTGACGGTGAGCAGCTTTTTTCCCGCCCAGGCTGTGATTGGAAATGAAGCTTTACGGGCTGAGTTTCAGTTTGGGATGAAAGATGCACTCGCCTTTTTGATTGTATTAATTCCTTTAGCTGGTGCGCTTTCATCCTTACAAATTGCGATTTCTTTGACCTGTAAGTCCTTCAAGGAAGCGAATGTTCGCAATCAGTTACTGAGTTTGGCCGTATCGTTTATGCCCATGTTCTTCATCGTCAACCCCGGCAAAGAACCAGCCTGGCTAACGTGGGTGCCCGTGATGGCACAAACGCAGATGATGAATCAAGTGCTGAAAGGTGAAGCGGTAGCGACTTCTTCTTTCGCCATCGCCATTGTCGTCGCACTTTGTATCATGACCGCGAGTTTGATTTTTGTATCGAAAAAGATGCGCGAAGTGGTGGCGCAGTAATGTTGAGTTATTCTTGCTGAGTGCGTTTAGCAAGTCGTAATGAAAAAGGCTTCGAAGTGTTCGAGGCCTTTTTTCTTTGTATGGGGCCTTTGCAATGATTTTCTGTTTGATCTAGGTGCTGTCGATTTATTTACAGTGTGATTGTCGATGACGGATCAAGACTC encodes the following:
- a CDS encoding ABC transporter permease yields the protein MREVLAIYWKEISDAMRDRRTLMMVLASSLLLVPVLLFVFSTVMSQVESQAVDRTVTAVNIKDAPSLENYILRQGYEIKTAPVDYEEKSRSKELIKPVLLVPENFELDLQSAKRVELEIAFDTSNRQAEMGLGPLRQLLAGYARERSSLDLMMRGVSPDLLQSISVKERHISRPDERRVTITAMLPMVLIMAIVMGGMFAAIDSTAGERERGSLEPLMMNPVSGFQLAIGKTAAVASVSILIVILTVSSFFPAQAVIGNEALRAEFQFGMKDALAFLIVLIPLAGALSSLQIAISLTCKSFKEANVRNQLLSLAVSFMPMFFIVNPGKEPAWLTWVPVMAQTQMMNQVLKGEAVATSSFAIAIVVALCIMTASLIFVSKKMREVVAQ
- a CDS encoding ABC transporter ATP-binding protein, with the protein product MIIVEDLHKEFIKLGKPKFGIGARQTEKVKAVNGVSFSAQDGAILGLLGANGAGKTTSLRMVASMLKMDSGSIKIDGVEVKEGQTASQAHLGILSDARGLYPRLTSRENIQYYGKLHGMEKAKIEQRLDQLAHWLEIEKLLDRRTEGFSQGERMKIALARALIHDPKNIILDEPTNGLDVVATRALREFLRWLRSPEGGSKCIVFSTHIMQEVERLCDTVVIVAQGRTVAKGTVTELMHQAQESDFEDAFVKLAFLDKSSPLNGGLHSTLKQGSVA